One segment of Tenrec ecaudatus isolate mTenEca1 chromosome 1, mTenEca1.hap1, whole genome shotgun sequence DNA contains the following:
- the LOC142449858 gene encoding olfactory receptor 7A10-like translates to MEPGNHTHVPQFILLGLSEEAELQPLLFGLFLSMYLVTFTGNLLIILAITTDSHLHTPMYFFLSNLSFADICFTSTTVPKMLMNIQMQNKVITYEDCITQMYFFLLFAGLDNFLLTVMAYDRFVAICHPMHYMVIMNPRFCGLLLLTAWALSFLQSLLNVLLLLRLSFCTELKISHFFCEFNQVVHLACSDTFLNDLVMYLVSATLGVIPFSGILFSYIKIVSSILKMSSAEGKYKAFSTCGSHLSVVSLFYGTALGVYFSLAAIENSRATAIASVMYTVATPMLNPFIYSLRNKDIKQALRKLFSGGTSYITETHP, encoded by the coding sequence ATGGAACCAGGAAACCACACTCATGTTCCACAATTCATCCTTCTGGGGCTTTCTGAAGAGgcagagctgcagcccctcctctttggactgttcctctccatgtacctggtcaccttcactgggaacctgctcatcatcctggccatcaccacagactcccacctccacacacccatgtacttcttcctctccaacctctcctttgCTGACATCTGTTTCACCTCCACCACTGTCCCAAAGATGCTGATGAACATCCAGATGCAGAACAAAGTAATTACATATGAAGACTGCATCACACAGATGTACTTTTTCTTGCTTTTTGCGGGCTTAGACAACTTCCTATTGACAGTGATGGCCTATGACAGGTTTGTGGCCATCTGTCACCCAATGCACTATATGGTCATCATGAACCCAAGATTCTGTGGCCTCCTGCTTCTGACCGCCTGGGCATTGTCATTTCTGCAGTCTCTATTAAATGTTTTATTGCTTTTACGACTGTCTTTTTGTACAGAACTGAAAATctcccattttttctgtgaatttAATCAGGTTGTCCATCTTGCTTGTTCTGACACATTCCTCAATGACTTAGTCATGTATTTAGTAAGTGCAACTCTGGGTGTTATTCCATTCAGTGGGATTCTTTTCTCTTACATCAAGATTGTGTCCTCTATTTTGAAAATGTCATCAGCTGAGGGCaaatataaagccttttccacctgtgggtCTCACCTCTCTGTGGTCTCCTTGTTCTATGGTACAGCTTTAGGTGTTTATTTTAGCTTGGCTGctattgaaaactccagggccactGCAATCGCCTCAGTGATGTACACTGTAGCCACACCCATGCTGAATCCTTTtatctacagtcttagaaataaaGACATAAAGCAAGCCCTAAGAAAACTGTTCAGTGGAGGAACATCGTATATCACAGAAACTCATCCTTAA
- the LOC142449916 gene encoding olfactory receptor 7A5-like codes for MEPGNHTNIPEFILLGLSEEAELQPLLFALFLSMYLVTFTGNLLIILAITTDSHLHTPMYFFLSNLSFADICFTSTTVPKMLLNIQMQNKVITYEDCITQMYFFVLFAALDNFLLTVMAYDRFVAICHPLHYMVIMNPKFCGLLLLASWVLSFVHSLLNALLVLRLSFCTDLEISHFFCELNQVIQLACSDTFLNVLVMYLASGLLCFIPLTGILFSYMKIVSSILKVSSAGGKYKAFSTCGSHLSVVSLFYGTALGVYLSSAAIENSRATAIASVMYTVATPMLNPFIYSLRNKDIKQALKGLVLIIIMNH; via the exons ATGGAACCAGGAAACCATACTAACATTCCAGAATTCATCCTTCTGGGGCTTTCTGAAGAGGCAGAGCTTCAGCCCCTACTCTTTGCACTGTTCCTCTCCATGTACCTGGTCACCTTcactgggaacctgctcatcatcctggccatcaccacagactcccacctccacacacccatgtacttcttcctctccaatCTCTCCTTTGCTGACATCTGTTTCACCTCCACCACTGTCCCAAAGATGCTGCTGAACATCCAGATGCAGAACAAAGTAATTACATATGAAGACTGCATCACACAGATGTACTTTTTTGTGCTTTTTGCGGCCTTGGACAACTTCCTATTGAcagtgatggcctatgaccggTTTGTGGCCATCTGTCACCCCCTGCACTATATGGTCATCATGAACCCAAAATTCTGTGGCCTCCTGCTTCTGGCCTCCTGGGTATTGTCATTTGTGCACTCTCTATTAAATGCTTTATTGGTTTTGCGACTGTCTTTTTGTACAGACTTGGAAATctcccattttttctgtgaacttaatCAGGTCATCCAACTTGCATGCTCTGACACCTTCCTCAATGTCTTGGTCATGTATTTAGCAAGTGGACTTCTTTGTTTTATTCCACTCACTGGGATCCTTTTCTCTTACATGAAGATTGTGTCCTCCATTTTGAAAGTTTCATCAGCTGGAGGCaaatataaagccttttccacctgtgggtCTCACCTCTCCGTGGTCTCCTTGTTCTATGGCACAGCTTTAGGGGTTTATCTTAGTTCTGCCGctattgaaaactccagggctaCTGCAATAGCCTCAGTGATGTACACTGTAGCGACACCCATGCTGAATCCTTTtatctacagtcttagaaacaaaGACATAAAGCAAGCCCTA AAAGGTCTGGTGCTCATTATCATCATGAACCATTAA